Proteins from one Streptomyces sp. NBC_00289 genomic window:
- a CDS encoding STAS domain-containing protein — MTLIPKPLNLPDRTVLALPSDIDLANAEALFAHVMSAVDARAGRLRVLVLDLSENRFMDSQGVRLIDDVRRRVRPRVRVRVVAAPGSVAGRVLELTGLRRDVPVYDNLTEALASCV, encoded by the coding sequence GTGACCTTGATCCCGAAACCGCTGAATCTGCCCGACCGCACCGTGCTCGCCCTGCCCTCGGACATCGACCTCGCCAACGCCGAAGCCCTGTTCGCGCACGTCATGTCCGCCGTGGACGCCCGCGCCGGGCGACTGCGGGTCCTGGTCCTGGATCTGTCCGAGAACCGGTTCATGGACTCCCAGGGCGTCCGCCTCATCGACGACGTACGGCGCCGGGTACGGCCCCGGGTGCGCGTGCGGGTCGTGGCGGCGCCCGGCAGCGTGGCCGGCCGCGTCCTCGAACTGACCGGCCTGCGCCGCGACGTCCCGGTCTACGACAACCTCACCGAGGCACTGGCTTCTTGTGTCTAG
- a CDS encoding ArnT family glycosyltransferase: MTTHYDRTSQQGGPGPSSWGPPTGDTAGPGPSGTAVQEPVAPQAPALPPAPDSGEPEQPFVRRLWRGRPEDPRWVRPAFLGLLLATAVLYLYNLSASGWANSFYSAAVQAGSESWKAFFFGSLDASNAITVDKPPASLWPMELAVRVFGLNSWAILAPEVLMGVGTVAVVYASVRRRFSPAAGLIAGAVLALTPVAALMFRFNNPDAMLALLMSVACYLVVRALADGRTKWLVWAGVAIGFAFLAKTLQAFLILPSLALVYGVCAPVRLRKRLGQLALATVAIVVSGGWWVAIVELWPASSRPYIGGSQNNSFLELTFGSNGLGRLSGDETGSVGGGGGGGGTGQWGETGWDRMFNSEIGSQISWLLPAALILLVAGLVATRRLKRTSVTRGSFLVWGGSLLMTTVVLSYMAGIFHQYYTVALAPYIAAVVGMGAAVLWEKRGEIWASITLAASVVAAAAWGYVLLNRTPDYLPWLKWLVLIGGLAGALGLVFAARVSRRLALAAVGLSIVASLAGPTAYTLSTVNSAHTGSIVTAGPAGASMMGGRGGGPGGGGGGFGGGGMPGQGQNQQGNGNTQGRQGNGFPGGGMPGQNQQNGNGNTQGQNQQGGTPGGQTGDGGGMGGGGGVGGLLNGATVSAEAKKLLETDSGDYTWAAAAIGAQNAASYQLSTGEPVMAIGGFNGTDPSPTLAQFKKYVADGKIHYFISSGSGGGMGGSSDGTSSQITSWVESTFKKVTVGTATFYDLTQEASS; encoded by the coding sequence ATGACCACCCACTACGACCGGACGAGCCAGCAGGGGGGACCGGGTCCCTCCTCGTGGGGGCCGCCGACAGGCGACACGGCCGGACCCGGCCCGAGCGGTACGGCTGTCCAGGAGCCCGTGGCTCCGCAGGCGCCGGCCCTGCCGCCCGCCCCGGATTCCGGCGAACCCGAGCAGCCCTTCGTACGCAGACTGTGGCGGGGCAGGCCCGAGGACCCCCGCTGGGTGCGGCCCGCGTTCCTCGGCCTGCTGCTGGCCACCGCGGTGCTCTACCTCTACAACCTGAGCGCCTCCGGCTGGGCCAACTCCTTCTACTCGGCGGCCGTCCAGGCGGGCAGCGAGAGCTGGAAGGCCTTCTTCTTCGGCTCGCTGGACGCGTCCAACGCCATCACCGTCGACAAGCCCCCGGCCTCGCTGTGGCCGATGGAGCTGGCGGTCAGGGTCTTCGGCCTCAACTCGTGGGCGATCCTCGCTCCCGAGGTGCTGATGGGCGTCGGCACGGTCGCCGTCGTGTACGCCTCCGTGCGCCGCCGGTTCAGCCCCGCGGCCGGTCTGATCGCCGGCGCCGTGCTCGCGCTCACCCCCGTCGCGGCGCTGATGTTCCGGTTCAACAACCCGGACGCGATGCTGGCGCTGCTGATGTCGGTCGCCTGCTACCTCGTCGTCCGGGCGCTGGCGGACGGCCGTACGAAGTGGCTGGTGTGGGCCGGTGTCGCGATCGGCTTCGCGTTCCTCGCCAAGACGCTCCAGGCCTTCCTGATCCTGCCGTCGCTCGCCCTCGTCTACGGCGTCTGCGCGCCGGTGAGGCTGAGGAAGCGGCTCGGGCAGCTGGCCCTGGCGACGGTGGCGATCGTGGTCTCCGGCGGCTGGTGGGTCGCGATCGTCGAGCTGTGGCCCGCGTCCTCCCGCCCGTACATCGGCGGCTCGCAGAACAACTCCTTCCTGGAGCTGACCTTCGGCTCCAACGGCCTCGGCCGCCTCAGCGGCGACGAGACCGGAAGCGTCGGCGGCGGTGGCGGGGGCGGCGGCACCGGGCAGTGGGGCGAGACCGGCTGGGACCGGATGTTCAACTCCGAGATCGGCAGCCAGATTTCATGGCTGCTGCCCGCCGCGCTGATCCTGCTCGTCGCGGGCCTGGTGGCCACCCGCAGGCTGAAGCGGACGTCGGTGACCCGCGGTTCGTTCCTCGTCTGGGGCGGCTCGCTGCTGATGACCACGGTCGTCCTCAGCTACATGGCCGGCATCTTCCACCAGTACTACACGGTGGCTCTCGCCCCCTACATCGCCGCCGTGGTCGGCATGGGCGCGGCGGTCCTGTGGGAGAAGCGCGGCGAGATCTGGGCGTCGATCACCCTCGCGGCCTCGGTCGTGGCGGCCGCCGCCTGGGGGTACGTCCTGCTCAACCGCACCCCGGACTACCTGCCCTGGCTGAAGTGGCTGGTGCTGATCGGCGGCCTGGCCGGCGCCCTCGGCCTGGTCTTCGCCGCCAGGGTGAGCCGTCGGCTGGCGCTCGCCGCGGTGGGCCTGAGCATCGTGGCCTCGCTGGCCGGTCCGACGGCCTACACACTGAGCACGGTGAACTCCGCGCACACCGGTTCCATCGTGACGGCCGGTCCGGCCGGCGCGAGCATGATGGGCGGCCGGGGCGGCGGTCCCGGTGGCGGTGGTGGCGGCTTCGGCGGCGGTGGCATGCCGGGCCAGGGCCAGAACCAGCAGGGCAACGGCAACACGCAGGGCCGGCAGGGCAACGGCTTCCCCGGCGGAGGCATGCCCGGCCAGAACCAGCAGAACGGCAACGGCAACACCCAGGGCCAGAACCAGCAGGGCGGTACGCCCGGCGGCCAGACCGGTGACGGCGGCGGGATGGGCGGGGGCGGCGGTGTCGGCGGCCTGCTCAACGGCGCCACCGTCAGCGCCGAGGCCAAGAAGCTGCTGGAGACCGACTCCGGCGACTACACCTGGGCCGCCGCCGCCATCGGCGCCCAGAACGCGGCGAGCTACCAGCTCTCCACCGGTGAGCCGGTGATGGCGATCGGCGGTTTCAACGGCACCGACCCGTCTCCCACGCTGGCGCAGTTCAAGAAGTACGTGGCGGACGGAAAGATCCACTACTTCATCTCCAGCGGCTCCGGCGGCGGCATGGGCGGCAGCAGCGACGGCACGTCCTCGCAGATCACCTCGTGGGTCGAGAGCACCTTCAAGAAGGTCACGGTCGGCACGGCCACCTTCTACGACCTCACGCAGGAGGCGAGCAGCTGA
- a CDS encoding PPOX class F420-dependent oxidoreductase yields MAPNIATNTAVSLDELLDFVRPRHHAILLTRRADGSPQGSPLTCGVDDSGRIVVSTYPERAKTRNAKRDPRVSLLVLSDDWNGPWVQVDGTAEVVDTPDSVEPLVEYYRNIAGEHPDWDEYRAAMVKQGKSIIRITPERWGPVATGGFPARLVEG; encoded by the coding sequence ATGGCACCGAACATCGCGACCAACACCGCCGTATCGCTGGACGAGTTGCTGGACTTCGTACGGCCCCGGCACCACGCCATCCTGCTGACCCGGCGGGCCGACGGAAGCCCGCAGGGGTCGCCGCTGACCTGCGGGGTCGACGACTCGGGGCGGATCGTCGTCTCGACGTACCCCGAGCGGGCCAAGACGCGCAACGCCAAGCGTGACCCCCGGGTCAGCCTCCTCGTGCTGAGCGACGACTGGAACGGGCCGTGGGTCCAGGTCGACGGGACCGCCGAGGTCGTCGACACCCCGGACTCGGTGGAGCCCCTCGTGGAGTACTACCGCAACATCGCCGGTGAGCACCCCGACTGGGACGAGTACCGCGCGGCCATGGTCAAGCAGGGCAAGTCGATCATCCGGATCACCCCGGAGCGGTGGGGACCGGTCGCGACCGGCGGCTTCCCGGCGCGGCTGGTGGAGGGCTGA
- a CDS encoding GAF and ANTAR domain-containing protein produces MSSETRETLDEAMARSSGLDTLLRDLTDRAVQDVPGAVACSITVRRADRLLTLAGSRGLPNGLDQRQYENGSGPCVDAAETRTEQYSPDLAEETRWSAYPAYALSTGVRCVLAVPLDVEGETGAAINLYAVEPGALEAGRDAARTFAARATDTVNTALRVERRRESAADVRTALLSRSVIDQAIGILMAQERVDASIALERLRRASQDRNVKLRDLCGDLVARAARVSRDGRPPSRR; encoded by the coding sequence ATGAGTTCTGAGACGCGCGAGACCCTGGACGAGGCCATGGCCCGCAGCAGTGGACTCGACACACTGCTGCGCGATCTGACCGACCGTGCCGTGCAGGACGTGCCCGGGGCCGTCGCGTGCAGCATCACGGTGCGCCGCGCCGACCGGCTGCTGACCCTGGCGGGCAGCCGCGGTCTGCCGAACGGCCTCGACCAGCGTCAGTACGAGAACGGCTCCGGGCCCTGCGTGGACGCGGCCGAGACCAGGACCGAGCAGTACTCCCCCGACCTGGCCGAGGAGACCCGCTGGTCCGCCTATCCGGCGTACGCGCTGTCCACCGGCGTCCGCTGTGTGCTGGCGGTGCCGCTCGACGTCGAGGGCGAGACGGGCGCCGCGATCAATCTGTACGCCGTCGAGCCGGGAGCGCTGGAGGCGGGACGGGACGCGGCCCGTACGTTCGCCGCCCGGGCGACCGACACGGTCAACACGGCGCTGCGGGTCGAGCGCCGCCGGGAGTCCGCCGCCGACGTGCGCACCGCGCTGCTCTCACGCAGCGTCATCGACCAGGCGATCGGCATCCTCATGGCGCAGGAGCGGGTCGACGCGAGTATCGCCCTCGAACGCCTGCGCCGCGCCTCGCAGGACCGGAACGTCAAACTCCGCGACCTGTGCGGCGACCTGGTGGCCCGGGCGGCCCGGGTGAGCCGCGACGGACGGCCGCCGTCGCGCCGGTGA
- a CDS encoding MFS transporter: MSASESTAGPPAAAGTPSGVGPQGHPQRWLILGVICLAQLTVLLDNTVLNVAIPSLTRELDASTSDIQWMINAYSLVQSGLLLTAGSAADRYGRKKLLIAGLALFGAGSLLAGLASTTGQLIAARAGMGVGGALLLTTTLAVAMQIFAPGEQPRAIGIWSAVNALGFAAGPLIGGFMLNHFRWGAIFLINLPVAALGVAAVVALVPESKNPRGDRPDLLGALLSTIGMTALVYAIISGPGHGWTSGRVLVTAAVAVVVLALFAYWESRIPYPMLDPHFFRDRRFTGAVAGAVLITFGMGGALFLLTQHLQFVLGYGPLEAGLRTAPLALTVVALNFSGLSAKWTAKLGTPVSIALGMVLMSGGLVSIATLASGGYGGTLLGLLLIGAGCAVANPAMAHAIMSAIPPDKAGVGAGVNGTLAEFGNGLGVAVLGAVLNSRFAALIPIASASLPAALASASTAAERRRVTDAFSTGLETSQLVGAVAVLLGGLVAAALLRRAERAHSEVVVA, translated from the coding sequence ATGTCCGCCTCCGAAAGCACCGCAGGCCCCCCAGCCGCCGCAGGCACCCCAAGCGGAGTGGGCCCCCAGGGCCACCCCCAGCGCTGGCTGATCCTCGGCGTCATCTGCCTCGCACAGCTCACCGTGCTGCTCGACAACACGGTCCTCAACGTCGCGATCCCCTCGCTGACCCGGGAACTGGACGCCTCGACCTCCGACATCCAGTGGATGATCAACGCGTACTCACTGGTGCAGTCCGGCCTGCTGCTCACCGCGGGCAGCGCCGCCGACCGCTACGGCCGCAAGAAGCTGCTGATCGCCGGCCTGGCCCTGTTCGGCGCCGGGTCGCTGCTGGCCGGTCTCGCCTCCACCACCGGCCAGCTGATCGCGGCGCGAGCCGGCATGGGTGTGGGCGGCGCGCTGCTGCTCACCACCACCCTCGCCGTGGCGATGCAGATCTTCGCGCCCGGCGAGCAGCCCAGGGCGATCGGCATCTGGAGCGCGGTCAACGCGCTGGGCTTCGCGGCCGGCCCCCTCATCGGCGGGTTCATGCTGAACCACTTCCGGTGGGGCGCGATCTTCCTGATCAACCTGCCCGTCGCGGCGCTGGGCGTGGCGGCCGTCGTGGCGCTCGTCCCCGAGTCGAAGAACCCGCGCGGCGACCGCCCCGACCTCCTCGGCGCCCTGCTCTCCACGATCGGCATGACCGCGCTGGTCTACGCGATCATCTCCGGCCCCGGGCACGGCTGGACCTCGGGGCGGGTCCTGGTGACGGCGGCCGTCGCGGTCGTCGTCCTCGCGCTGTTCGCGTACTGGGAGAGCCGCATCCCGTATCCCATGCTCGACCCGCACTTCTTCCGCGACCGCCGGTTCACCGGTGCGGTGGCCGGTGCGGTGCTGATCACCTTCGGCATGGGCGGCGCCCTCTTCCTGCTCACCCAGCACCTGCAGTTCGTGCTCGGCTACGGCCCCCTGGAGGCGGGCCTGCGCACCGCGCCGCTGGCCCTGACGGTGGTGGCGCTCAACTTCTCCGGCCTGTCGGCGAAGTGGACGGCGAAGCTGGGCACACCGGTGTCGATCGCGCTGGGCATGGTCCTGATGTCGGGCGGCCTGGTGTCGATCGCGACCCTCGCCTCCGGCGGATACGGCGGCACCCTGCTCGGCCTCCTGCTGATCGGAGCGGGCTGCGCGGTCGCCAACCCGGCGATGGCACACGCGATCATGAGCGCGATACCGCCGGACAAGGCGGGCGTCGGCGCCGGGGTCAACGGCACGCTGGCCGAGTTCGGCAACGGGCTCGGGGTGGCGGTCCTCGGCGCGGTGCTGAACTCCCGCTTCGCGGCGCTGATTCCGATCGCGTCGGCCTCGCTGCCCGCGGCGCTGGCCTCGGCGTCCACGGCGGCGGAGCGGAGGCGTGTGACGGACGCGTTCTCCACCGGTCTGGAGACCAGCCAGTTGGTGGGGGCGGTGGCCGTGCTGCTCGGCGGACTGGTCGCCGCGGCGTTGCTGCGCAGGGCGGAGCGGGCACACTCCGAAGTGGTGGTCGCCTGA
- a CDS encoding ATP-binding protein — protein sequence MSGRRRPRPQKRAGKPRTLRTRLVVASVVLIAVVCAVIGTVTTLALRSHLYEQLDDKLHENAMRAVGGRMDGKKPPGGGGSPPAHNNIPASAKAANFVTQVPTQPKTIAAYVKSGKIVSAAVAEQKSDSNGVFQGMNADELSAAQKAALASVAKDGKAHSVDIPGIGEYRVEYATNPEGSDTYYVALPTDDANSTVNTLILVELSVTAAGLVAAGIAGYVLVGVATRPLRRVASTATRVSELPLHTGEVHLSERVPESETDPHTEVGQVGAALNRMLDHVHGALHARQQSEMRVRQFVADASHELRTPLASIRGYAELTRRGREQVGPDTRHALGRIESEAGRMTFLVEDLLLLARLDAGRPLQFEQTDLVPLVVDTISDARAAGRDHNWRLDLPDEPALVSADAARLQQVLVNLLANARTHTPPGTTVTARVQRRGPWLCVDVEDDGQGIPPDLLPRVFERFARGDSARSRATGSTGLGLAIVQAVASAHQGAVTVDSAPGRTVFTVHLPALGPQTPRPAPETNWQSHSQAQHSAAIWVQQGA from the coding sequence ATGAGCGGGCGACGACGGCCGCGACCGCAGAAGCGAGCAGGTAAGCCGCGCACCCTGCGGACCCGGCTCGTCGTCGCTTCGGTGGTACTGATCGCCGTGGTCTGCGCGGTGATCGGCACGGTGACGACGCTGGCGCTGCGGTCACACCTGTACGAACAGCTGGACGACAAGCTGCACGAGAACGCCATGCGCGCGGTGGGCGGCCGGATGGACGGCAAGAAGCCGCCCGGCGGTGGCGGGAGCCCGCCCGCCCACAACAACATCCCGGCGAGCGCCAAGGCCGCGAACTTCGTCACGCAGGTCCCGACGCAGCCCAAGACCATCGCCGCGTACGTGAAGAGCGGCAAGATCGTCAGTGCTGCCGTCGCCGAGCAGAAGAGTGACAGCAACGGCGTCTTCCAGGGCATGAACGCCGACGAACTCAGCGCCGCGCAGAAGGCGGCCCTCGCCTCCGTGGCCAAGGACGGTAAGGCCCACTCGGTGGACATCCCGGGCATCGGGGAGTACCGCGTCGAGTACGCCACCAACCCGGAAGGCAGCGACACGTACTACGTCGCCCTCCCCACCGACGACGCCAACAGCACCGTCAACACCCTGATCCTCGTCGAGCTCAGCGTCACCGCCGCCGGTCTCGTCGCCGCGGGCATCGCCGGTTACGTCCTGGTCGGCGTGGCCACCCGCCCGCTGCGCAGGGTCGCCTCCACCGCCACCCGTGTCTCCGAACTCCCCCTGCACACGGGCGAGGTGCACCTCAGCGAACGCGTCCCCGAGTCCGAGACCGACCCGCACACCGAGGTCGGTCAGGTCGGCGCCGCGCTCAACCGCATGCTCGACCACGTCCACGGCGCGCTGCACGCCCGCCAGCAGAGCGAGATGCGGGTACGGCAGTTCGTCGCGGACGCCAGCCACGAGCTGCGTACGCCGCTGGCCTCCATCCGCGGGTACGCCGAGCTCACCCGGCGCGGCAGAGAGCAGGTCGGCCCCGACACCCGGCACGCCCTGGGACGGATCGAGTCCGAGGCGGGCCGGATGACGTTCCTGGTCGAGGACCTGCTGCTGCTGGCCCGCCTGGACGCCGGCCGGCCCCTGCAGTTCGAGCAGACCGACCTCGTACCGCTCGTCGTGGACACCATCAGTGACGCGCGCGCGGCCGGCCGGGACCACAACTGGCGGCTCGACCTGCCCGACGAGCCCGCGCTGGTGTCGGCGGACGCCGCCCGCCTGCAACAGGTGCTGGTCAACCTGCTGGCGAACGCGAGAACGCACACACCGCCCGGTACGACCGTCACCGCCCGCGTGCAGCGGCGCGGGCCGTGGCTGTGCGTGGACGTCGAGGACGACGGACAGGGCATCCCGCCCGACCTGCTCCCGCGGGTCTTCGAACGCTTCGCACGCGGCGACTCCGCGCGCTCCCGGGCCACCGGCTCCACCGGTCTGGGGCTGGCGATCGTGCAGGCCGTCGCGTCCGCGCACCAGGGTGCCGTGACCGTCGACAGCGCCCCGGGACGCACCGTCTTCACCGTGCACCTGCCCGCGCTCGGCCCGCAGACGCCCCGTCCGGCGCCGGAAACGAATTGGCAATCGCACTCACAGGCACAGCACAGCGCTGCCATATGGGTACAACAGGGCGCCTGA
- a CDS encoding glycosyltransferase: MRTDSSPGTLPAREHLPAGDAGTPVLDVVIPVYNEEKDLQPCVLRLHEHLKRTFPYAFRITIADNASTDTTPRVSARLEADIPEVRAFRLEQKGRGRALRTVWSASDAPILAYMDVDLSTDLNALLPLVAPLISGHSDLAIGSRLARSSRVVRGAKREFISRSYNLILRGSLQARFSDAQCGFKAIRRDVAQALLPLVEDTGWFFDTEMLVLAERAGLRIHEVPVDWVDDPDSTVHIVKTAADDLKGVLRVGKALATGSLPLDRLTRPFGDDPRDREIQDVPKGLARQLVGFCVVGALSTLFYLLLYSVFRQFGGSQVANALALLVSAVANTAANRRLTFGVRGSGGAVRHQAQGLVVFGIGLALTSGSLAALNAATSDPAHSTELAVLVAANLAATVLRFLLFRAWVFPDRNESTVVASHHPDAPAPSSPTYPTTPPAGQYPPLSHRPTAHPYSAGHPTRPQAPYDTTQFRAGEAADRTWRDATMQLQPVRPTDTDPRDSR; encoded by the coding sequence ATGCGAACCGACTCTTCTCCCGGCACTCTGCCGGCGCGGGAGCACCTCCCGGCCGGAGACGCCGGTACGCCTGTCCTGGACGTAGTGATCCCCGTCTACAACGAGGAGAAGGACCTCCAGCCGTGTGTGCTGAGACTGCACGAGCATCTCAAGCGCACGTTCCCGTACGCGTTCCGCATCACGATCGCGGACAACGCGTCGACCGACACCACCCCGCGGGTGTCGGCACGGCTGGAGGCGGACATCCCGGAGGTCAGGGCCTTCCGGCTGGAGCAGAAGGGCCGCGGCCGCGCGCTGCGGACGGTCTGGTCCGCCTCGGACGCCCCGATCCTCGCGTACATGGACGTGGACCTGTCCACCGACCTCAACGCGCTGCTGCCGCTGGTCGCGCCGCTCATCTCGGGTCACTCCGACCTGGCGATCGGCTCCCGGCTGGCCCGCTCCTCACGCGTCGTACGCGGTGCCAAGCGTGAGTTCATCAGCCGCTCCTACAACCTCATCCTGCGCGGCTCGCTCCAGGCCCGCTTCTCCGACGCGCAGTGCGGCTTCAAGGCGATCCGCCGTGACGTGGCGCAGGCGTTGCTGCCGCTGGTGGAGGACACCGGCTGGTTCTTCGACACGGAGATGCTGGTGCTCGCCGAGCGGGCCGGGCTGCGGATCCACGAGGTGCCCGTCGACTGGGTCGACGACCCGGACTCGACGGTGCACATCGTGAAGACGGCGGCCGACGACCTCAAGGGGGTGCTGCGCGTGGGCAAGGCCCTGGCCACCGGTTCGCTGCCGCTGGACCGGCTCACCCGCCCGTTCGGTGACGACCCGCGCGACCGCGAGATCCAGGACGTGCCGAAGGGGCTGGCCCGCCAGCTCGTCGGATTCTGTGTCGTGGGCGCGCTCTCCACCCTCTTCTACCTGCTGCTCTACAGCGTCTTCCGGCAGTTCGGCGGCTCGCAGGTCGCCAACGCGCTCGCCCTGCTGGTGTCGGCGGTCGCCAACACCGCGGCGAACCGCCGGCTGACCTTCGGGGTGCGCGGCAGCGGCGGGGCCGTCCGGCACCAGGCGCAGGGCCTGGTCGTCTTCGGTATCGGCCTCGCCCTCACCAGTGGATCGCTCGCCGCGCTGAACGCGGCCACCAGCGATCCGGCGCACTCCACCGAACTCGCGGTCCTCGTCGCCGCCAACCTCGCGGCGACCGTGCTGCGGTTCCTGCTCTTCCGGGCGTGGGTGTTCCCGGACCGCAACGAGTCGACGGTGGTGGCCTCCCACCACCCGGACGCGCCCGCCCCGTCCTCCCCCACCTACCCGACGACACCGCCCGCCGGGCAGTACCCGCCGCTGTCGCACCGCCCGACGGCACACCCGTACTCCGCCGGCCACCCCACGCGCCCGCAGGCTCCGTACGACACGACCCAGTTCCGCGCCGGTGAAGCCGCGGACCGCACCTGGAGGGACGCGACCATGCAGCTGCAGCCGGTGCGCCCCACCGACACCGATCCGAGGGACTCCCGATGA
- a CDS encoding YceI family protein: MGLTARIRTRDGWAVSHAVVTLTDGTGSQVVRAEADGDGAVRDATALAPGAYTVIVTAVGYAPTASSAIVTASGRAEVGTVTLARQGGAELPPPGPWTVDPAHSSVGAVAQHLGISSVHGRFTDFAGSVEIAPDDVTKSRVEAVIRAASIDTGNGMRDTHLKSADFLDVDRHPEITYRSTGLTAAGADRWTVHGELGMRGVVRPVALDLAYLGTGSDPWGGTRAALRATAELRREDFAMNYNQVLQAGVAAIGTTLKVELDIQAVQGDSLPQA, from the coding sequence ATGGGACTGACCGCGAGGATCCGCACGCGGGACGGATGGGCCGTGTCGCACGCGGTCGTCACGCTGACCGACGGGACCGGTTCGCAGGTCGTGCGCGCCGAGGCCGACGGCGACGGGGCCGTACGGGACGCGACCGCGCTCGCTCCGGGGGCGTACACCGTCATCGTCACGGCCGTCGGGTACGCGCCGACCGCCTCGAGCGCGATCGTCACCGCGAGCGGGCGGGCCGAGGTCGGGACGGTGACGCTGGCCCGGCAGGGCGGGGCCGAACTGCCGCCGCCCGGACCGTGGACCGTCGACCCCGCGCACTCCAGCGTGGGCGCGGTGGCCCAGCACCTGGGCATCTCCAGCGTGCACGGACGGTTCACGGACTTCGCGGGGTCGGTCGAGATCGCCCCGGACGACGTGACCAAGTCCCGTGTGGAGGCGGTGATCCGGGCCGCGTCCATCGACACCGGCAACGGGATGCGCGACACCCACCTGAAGTCCGCGGACTTCCTCGACGTCGACAGGCACCCCGAGATCACCTACCGCTCGACCGGCCTGACGGCGGCCGGCGCCGACCGCTGGACGGTGCACGGCGAGCTGGGCATGCGCGGGGTGGTCCGACCGGTCGCCCTCGACCTCGCCTACCTCGGCACCGGGTCAGACCCGTGGGGCGGGACGCGGGCGGCGCTCCGGGCGACGGCCGAACTGCGCCGCGAGGACTTCGCGATGAACTACAACCAGGTGCTCCAGGCGGGCGTCGCGGCCATCGGAACGACCCTGAAGGTGGAGCTGGACATCCAGGCGGTGCAGGGGGATTCACTGCCGCAGGCGTGA
- a CDS encoding TetR/AcrR family transcriptional regulator: MVKAAQRAARTSVWLEGKARRGGRGGGQPSGLDRDRITEVTVRLLDAEGLDKFSMRRLAAELNVTAMSVYWYVDTKDDLLELALDAAFGELPLPDPDAGDEDWRDQLRTLAAGYRALLVRHAWLSPLAGRYLNIGPHSLAFSRQVQRVIRRTGLPAHGVTGAISAVFQFVYGYGTIEGHFFARVADAGVTADDYFRQAMSAVVDSPDTADVVHESRDIMAARGGDTVAEMLDRDFTFALDLLVAGIEAMVKRSET; encoded by the coding sequence ATGGTGAAGGCAGCCCAGCGGGCGGCACGGACCAGTGTCTGGCTGGAGGGCAAGGCGCGCCGGGGCGGGCGGGGCGGCGGGCAGCCGTCGGGGCTGGACCGGGACCGGATCACCGAGGTCACGGTCCGGCTCCTGGACGCGGAGGGCCTGGACAAGTTCTCCATGCGCCGGCTCGCCGCCGAGCTGAACGTCACGGCGATGTCCGTCTACTGGTACGTCGACACCAAGGACGACCTGCTCGAACTCGCCCTGGACGCCGCATTCGGCGAACTGCCCCTGCCCGACCCGGACGCCGGCGACGAGGACTGGCGCGACCAGCTGCGGACGCTGGCCGCCGGGTACCGCGCGCTGCTGGTGCGCCATGCCTGGCTGTCGCCGCTCGCCGGGCGCTACCTCAACATCGGCCCCCACTCGCTGGCGTTCTCCCGCCAGGTCCAGCGCGTCATCCGGCGCACCGGACTGCCCGCACACGGTGTCACCGGCGCCATCTCCGCCGTCTTCCAGTTCGTCTACGGCTACGGCACGATCGAGGGCCACTTCTTCGCCCGCGTCGCGGACGCCGGGGTGACCGCGGACGACTACTTCCGGCAGGCCATGAGCGCGGTGGTCGACTCCCCGGACACCGCGGACGTCGTCCACGAGTCCAGGGACATCATGGCGGCCCGCGGCGGCGACACGGTCGCGGAGATGCTGGACCGCGACTTCACCTTCGCCCTGGACCTGCTGGTGGCCGGGATCGAGGCGATGGTGAAACGGTCCGAGACCTGA
- a CDS encoding ANTAR domain-containing protein, giving the protein MPKRFVVVSPDFPDLPRFPVGFELAEALTVAARQLHETATPHSTLRTAVRLAVHILPGAEHAGISEIERPHHRRTIAWTDEVVRSAEAKTTGREHRLWTTPVLRVEDSEAGSADTALADAGLRSALALRLRADRRRLTVLTAYARKPNVFDEAATRIGRLFTAHVSLALESATTREQLTEAMRTRDLIGQATGILMERLDIDAAEAFDSLVRASQRENVKLRDIARRIVDTNKHDNDA; this is encoded by the coding sequence ATGCCGAAGAGGTTCGTGGTGGTTTCGCCTGATTTTCCTGATTTGCCCCGCTTCCCGGTGGGTTTCGAGCTGGCCGAAGCACTGACGGTCGCGGCCCGCCAACTGCACGAGACAGCCACTCCGCACAGCACCCTGCGCACGGCGGTCCGCCTCGCCGTGCACATCCTGCCCGGCGCCGAACACGCCGGCATCTCCGAGATCGAGCGACCCCATCACCGCCGCACCATCGCCTGGACCGACGAGGTCGTGCGCTCGGCGGAGGCCAAGACCACGGGCCGGGAACACCGGCTGTGGACCACGCCCGTGCTGCGGGTCGAGGACAGCGAGGCCGGCTCCGCCGACACCGCCCTGGCCGACGCAGGACTGCGCTCGGCCCTGGCGCTGCGCCTGCGCGCCGACCGCCGCCGCCTGACCGTGCTCACGGCGTACGCGCGCAAGCCGAACGTCTTCGACGAGGCCGCCACCCGGATCGGCCGGCTCTTCACCGCACACGTCAGCCTCGCCCTGGAGTCGGCGACCACGCGCGAGCAGTTGACGGAGGCCATGCGCACCCGGGACCTGATCGGCCAGGCCACCGGAATACTCATGGAACGCCTGGACATCGACGCGGCCGAGGCCTTCGACAGCCTGGTCCGGGCCTCGCAGCGGGAGAACGTCAAGCTGCGCGACATCGCCCGCCGCATCGTCGACACGAACAAACATGACAACGACGCATGA